The Vitis riparia cultivar Riparia Gloire de Montpellier isolate 1030 chromosome 3, EGFV_Vit.rip_1.0, whole genome shotgun sequence genome includes a region encoding these proteins:
- the LOC117911646 gene encoding cytochrome P450 86B1-like, with protein MAGKLVISVVEWLCHHIWFSDIAVALSIVFILSCILNRLTNKGPMLWPVLGILPSLFFHMNDIYDWGTRALIKAGGTFHYRGMLMGGNYGIMTVDPSNIEFMLKTRFKNFPKGNYYRERFHDLLGGGIFNVDHESWKEQRRIASSEMHSTQFVAYSFQTIQDLVNQKLLELTDKLAKSGDCIDLQEVLLRFTFDNICTAAFGIDPGCLALELPEVSFAKAFEEATELTLFRFMVPPFIWKSMKFFGVGTEKRLQEAVRVVHDFAEKTVADRRIELSKTGNLNKQTDLLSRIMAIGEHEEGKDNHFSDKFLKDFCISFILAGRDTSSVALAWFFWLINKNPEVENKILGEINEVLGHRESNTALTMEDLKKMVYLQAALSETLRLYPSVPVDFKEVVEDDVLPDGTRVKKGSRVLYSIFSMARMESIWGKDCMEFKPERWIKDGQFVSENQFKYPVFNAGPRLCIGKKFAFTQMKMVAASILMRYTVKVVEGQSVVPKMTTTLYMRNGLLVTLEPRLSLVIN; from the coding sequence ATGGCTGGAAAGCTTGTTATCTCTGTAGTGGAGTGGCTGTGCCATCACATATGGTTTTCTGATATAGCAGTGGCTTTGTCCATTGTATTCATCCTCAGTTGTATACTTAACAGACTCACCAACAAAGGGCCCATGTTATGGCCAGTGCTTGGAATCCTTCCTTCTTTGTTCTTCCATATGAACGACATCTATGACTGGGGAACAAGAGCTTTGATCAAAGCTGGGGGAACATTCCACTATAGAGGAATGTTGATGGGTGGGAATTATGGGATCATGACTGTCGACCCTTCCAACATTGAGTTCATGCTCAAGACAAGGTTCAAGAATTTCCCCAAAGGTAACTACTACAGAGAGAGGTTCCATGATTTGCTCGGGGGTGGCATTTTCAACGTGGACCATGAATCATGGAAAGAGCAAAGGCGAATTGCAAGCTCTGAGATGCATTCCACTCAGTTTGTGGCGTACTCCTTTCAAACCATTCAAGATTTAGTGAACCAGAAACTGTTGGAACTAACAGATAAGCTGGCCAAGTCCGGAGACTGCATTGATCTGCAAGAAGTGCTTCTTCGTTTTACGTTTGATAACATTTGCACTGCAGCTTTTGGCATTGATCCAGGGTGCCTGGCCTTGGAATTACCTGAAGTTTCCTTTGCAAAAGCCTTTGAAGAGGCTACTGAATTAACCTTGTTCAGATTCATGGTGCCGCCTTTTATATGGAAGTCCATGAAGTTCTTTGGAGTAGGAACCGAGAAGCGGCTCCAGGAGGCTGTTCGGGTTGTACATGATTTCGCCGAGAAGACGGTGGCAGACAGGAGGATTGAATTGAGCAAGACTGGAAATTTAAACAAGCAGACCGATCTTTTGTCAAGAATCATGGCCATTGGAGAGCATGAAGAAGGTAAAGACAACCATTTCTCCGATAAGTTTCTTAAGGATTTTTGCATAAGTTTCATCCTGGCAGGACGAGACACCAGCTCCGTGGCTCTGGCATGGTTCTTCTGGCTAATAAACAAAAACCCAGAAGTTGAGAACAAAATTCTAGGCGAGATCAATGAAGTTTTAGGTCACAGAGAGTCCAACACAGCTCTCACCATGGAAGACCTAAAGAAGATGGTATATCTGCAAGCAGCCTTATCCGAAACCCTACGTCTCTACCCTTCAGTTCCAGTAGACTTCAAAGAGGTTGTAGAGGACGATGTGCTCCCAGATGGGACACGAGTGAAGAAGGGCTCTAGGGTTCTCTACTCAATCTTCTCCATGGCTCGAATGGAGTCCATATGGGGCAAAGACTGCATGGAATTCAAGCCAGAGAGGTGGATCAAAGATGGCCAGTTTGTGAGTGAAAATCAGTTCAAGTATCCTGTGTTTAATGCTGGTCCCAGGCTCTGCATAGGGAAAAAGTTTGCATTCACGCAGATGAAAATGGTGGCTGCTTCAATCCTGATGAGGTACACGGTTAAGGTAGTGGAAGGTCAGAGTGTTGTTCCAAAAATGACAACTACACTCTACATGAGGAATGGCTTGTTGGTGACTCTTGAGCCAAGGCTGAGCCTTGTTATTAATTAG